In the genome of Coregonus clupeaformis isolate EN_2021a chromosome 1, ASM2061545v1, whole genome shotgun sequence, one region contains:
- the LOC121538063 gene encoding Golgi to ER traffic protein 4 homolog, whose amino-acid sequence MMSEQEALKCSSARNRGGTQRVEGKLRASVEKGDYYEAHQMYRTLFFRYISQAKHADARELMYNGAQLFFSYNQLNSAADLSMLVLESLEKSEAKVEDEDLEQLAKLFSLMDPNSPERVAFVSRALKWSTGGSGKLGAPKLHQLLAVTLWKEQNYSESRYHFLHSSDGEGCAQMLVEYSAQRGFRSEVDMFVTQAVLQFLCLKNKNSASVVFSTYTQKHPSIEKDPPFVQPLLNFIWFLLLAVDGGKLTVFTVLCEQYQPSLKRDPMYNEYLDRIGQLFFGVPPKQSSSYGGLLGNLLNSLMGSGEDEEGEEAQEHGSPIELD is encoded by the exons ATGATGTCGGAGCAGGAGGCTCTGAAGTGCTCCAGTGCGAGAAACCGTGGAGGAACGCAGCGGGTTGAAGGGAAACTGCGAGCCAGTGTGGAAAAAGGAGATTACTATGAGGCTCACCAGATGTACAGAACCTTATTTTTTAG GTATATTTCACAGGCAAAGCATGCCGATGCCAGGGAGTTGATGTACAATGGCGCCCAGCTCTTCTTCAGCTACAACCAG CTAAACAGTGCTGCAGACCTGTCAATGTTGGTGCTAGAGTCTTTGGAGAAATCCGAGGCAAAGGTAGAGGACGAAGACTTAG AGCAACTGGCAAAGCTGTTCAGTTTGATGGACCCCAACTCCCCAGAGAGAGTAGCTTTTGTGTCCCGCGCACTGAAGTGGTCCACAGGTGGCTCGGGGAAGCTGGGCGCCCCCAAACTGCATCAGCTCCTAGCAGTCACCTTGTGGAAAG AGCAAAACTACAGTGAGTCTCGCTACCACTTCTTGCACTCCTCTGATGGAGAGGGCTGTGCCCAGATGCTGGTGGAGTACTCAGCGCAGCGGGGCTTTCgcagtgaggtggacatgtttgTGACGCAGGCCGTCCTACA GTTCCTCTGTTTAAAGAACAAAAACAGTGCGTCTGTAGTTTTCAGCACATATACGCAGAAACACCCCTCTATAGAGAAGGACCCTCCCTTTGTGCAGCCCTTGCTCAACTTCATCTGGTTTCTCTTGCTGGCAGTGGATGG AGGCAAATTAACAGTGTTCACAGTGCTATGTGAGCAGTATCAGCCTTCCCTGAAGAGGGACCCTATGTATAATGAG TATCTCGACAGAATAGGACAGCTTTTCTTCGGGGTGCCACCCAAACAGTCCTCATCATATGGTGGATTGCTAG GAAACCTGTTGAACAGCCTGATGGGCTCAggtgaggatgaggagggagaggaagcacAGGAGCACGGCAGCCCCATCGAACTGGACTGA